Proteins co-encoded in one Moritella sp. F3 genomic window:
- a CDS encoding LysR family transcriptional regulator → MNSLHLKALLLAIETGSISAAARKLGKKQPQVSQWISDLEIDLGVSFFDRSGNKTALSKAGERLLPSLTHTLSQLDRLVQSADMIAQGAPTVLTIGIENYIPEQTFTQPLALTLDIPNLSVEVYRDEIEQLTKDLRDGNVDIIITHESDTLHHQQFEYCRLGHYQDVLASSPTHPLATLPIVTTSDLSQYRELTLGEMNEHSEGFSPSYAMFSDIQPLIAMLKLNKGFAFLPNEYVSHEIKNNQLVKLNSDFEPASIIRRVELCWRNGLTLSEQGNQVISAFKDKHQLTL, encoded by the coding sequence ATGAATTCACTACATCTAAAAGCACTGCTCCTCGCTATTGAAACGGGATCTATTTCTGCCGCTGCACGTAAGCTTGGTAAAAAACAGCCACAAGTGAGTCAGTGGATCTCCGATCTCGAAATTGATCTTGGTGTGAGCTTTTTTGACCGTTCGGGCAATAAAACCGCCTTAAGTAAAGCCGGTGAACGTTTGTTGCCTAGCCTGACGCATACACTTAGTCAACTGGATAGATTAGTACAAAGTGCTGACATGATCGCGCAAGGTGCACCAACCGTACTGACTATAGGTATAGAAAACTATATTCCTGAGCAGACCTTTACACAACCGTTAGCCTTAACACTGGATATACCGAATTTAAGTGTCGAAGTATATCGTGATGAGATTGAGCAATTAACGAAAGATTTACGTGACGGCAATGTCGATATCATCATTACCCATGAATCAGACACACTGCACCACCAGCAGTTTGAATATTGCCGATTGGGACATTATCAAGACGTATTAGCATCGAGTCCGACTCACCCACTTGCCACATTACCCATAGTCACGACCAGTGATTTAAGCCAATACCGAGAACTGACCTTAGGCGAAATGAATGAACACAGCGAAGGGTTCAGCCCAAGTTATGCCATGTTCTCAGACATTCAGCCATTGATTGCAATGTTAAAACTCAATAAAGGTTTTGCATTTTTACCCAATGAATATGTCAGTCATGAGATCAAAAACAACCAACTCGTTAAGTTAAACAGTGACTTTGAACCTGCTAGTATTATACGACGAGTGGAGTTATGTTGGCGAAATGGCTTAACGCTATCTGAACAAGGTAATCAGGTGATATCTGCCTTTAAAGACAAACACCAACTGACCTTATAG
- a CDS encoding amidohydrolase produces MSPYTLAAEKDHDKPADMIFTNAKIYGYDNANAIAVRDGNILFVGNAADVNTYRTNKTEVIDLEQAVVMPGFIDNHNHVFEAASEAGGNCELDMDASLEEQIPYLKTCSANAKPGGWLMGYGFSLDAILAEDNRYTPLQVIDRIFPTQPVVLMEQTSHSMWVNSAALKLAGITKHSPEPQGGKILKDEETGELNGILFDNAGDIIMEMAWNSLENQFNQSYDGLMNGLEEAAAHGITTIGDGRLYWKRGWYDVWKQAEKDGDLTARVSLRPWIYPADSMPPQLAFLKTIQSSDKSSLLLVDQVKMYSDGIFINGTAKILAPYDDTYIPDEPFGINYIEPKQMQGWLAALDKLGYSAHIHAIGDGAVRESLNAIEYARDQGSKKPYTLTHVELVNAEDVSRFEKLDVTADFQVGSDYVAKHDHQWAEAFLGKERTHSMMNLKPIFDTGANVTLSSDWNVHDINPLVGIANSLKMGATGLPDVYAAIDAYTINAADSLGISDITGSITVGKSADFAILEQDITGLTPKAIAKTEILMTVLQGNIVFDAEE; encoded by the coding sequence ATGAGCCCTTACACATTGGCAGCAGAGAAAGATCACGACAAGCCTGCTGATATGATCTTCACCAACGCTAAAATTTACGGTTACGATAATGCCAATGCAATTGCAGTACGTGATGGCAATATCCTATTTGTTGGTAACGCTGCGGATGTTAATACCTACCGCACTAACAAAACTGAAGTCATCGATCTTGAACAAGCTGTTGTCATGCCCGGATTCATTGATAACCACAATCATGTCTTCGAAGCTGCATCTGAAGCTGGCGGTAACTGTGAGCTGGATATGGATGCATCCCTTGAAGAACAGATACCTTATTTAAAAACGTGCAGTGCAAACGCTAAGCCTGGCGGCTGGTTAATGGGATATGGTTTTTCACTTGATGCGATACTAGCTGAAGATAATCGTTATACGCCATTGCAAGTGATAGACCGTATATTCCCAACACAACCTGTTGTGCTAATGGAACAAACGTCACACTCGATGTGGGTGAACTCTGCGGCGTTAAAACTGGCTGGTATCACTAAACACTCTCCTGAACCACAAGGTGGCAAGATACTCAAAGACGAAGAGACTGGTGAGCTCAATGGCATCCTGTTTGATAATGCGGGTGACATTATCATGGAAATGGCATGGAACAGTTTAGAAAACCAATTTAACCAAAGCTATGATGGCTTAATGAATGGGCTTGAAGAAGCGGCTGCTCATGGAATTACCACGATTGGTGACGGTCGACTTTATTGGAAACGTGGTTGGTATGACGTATGGAAGCAAGCAGAAAAAGACGGTGATTTAACCGCGCGCGTATCACTGCGTCCGTGGATCTATCCGGCTGACTCAATGCCGCCACAGTTAGCATTTTTAAAAACCATTCAATCAAGTGATAAGTCAAGCTTGTTGCTGGTGGATCAAGTGAAGATGTACAGTGATGGTATTTTCATTAATGGCACGGCAAAAATACTGGCTCCGTACGATGATACTTACATTCCAGACGAACCGTTCGGCATTAATTACATTGAACCAAAGCAGATGCAAGGCTGGTTAGCGGCGTTAGATAAGCTGGGTTATAGCGCCCATATTCATGCTATTGGTGATGGTGCCGTGCGGGAGTCATTAAATGCGATTGAATATGCCCGAGATCAGGGGTCTAAAAAACCGTACACGTTAACCCATGTTGAACTGGTTAACGCTGAAGACGTCAGTCGTTTTGAAAAACTGGATGTAACAGCTGACTTCCAAGTTGGGTCTGACTATGTGGCGAAGCATGATCACCAGTGGGCTGAAGCATTTTTAGGCAAAGAGCGTACACATTCGATGATGAACCTTAAACCTATCTTTGATACAGGGGCTAATGTCACCTTAAGCAGTGATTGGAATGTGCATGATATAAATCCGTTAGTCGGTATCGCCAATAGCTTGAAAATGGGGGCAACAGGGTTACCTGATGTCTATGCTGCCATTGATGCTTACACGATAAATGCCGCCGATAGCTTGGGTATTAGTGATATTACGGGGTCGATTACGGTGGGGAAATCGGCTGACTTCGCTATTTTGGAACAAGATATTACGGGATTGACGCCTAAGGCTATCGCGAAAACAGAAATATTGATGACCGTGTTGCAAGGTAATATCGTTTTTGATGCAGAGGAATAG
- a CDS encoding uracil-DNA glycosylase family protein yields the protein MLDTIVSDVRKCTLCEPDLPLGARPVLQVDDQAKILIAGQAPGIRVHKSGIPFTDPSGDRLRQWMGIDKDIFYDASKIAILPMGFCYPGTGKSGDLPPRPECARTWRAEILAAMPNIELILVIGIYAQKWHMGEVKQKNLTETVRHWQDYWQKNWPVRLPLPHPSPRNNIWLKKNPWFEQEVIPSLQKRVALLVGE from the coding sequence ATGCTTGATACAATCGTTTCTGATGTACGAAAATGTACCTTGTGTGAACCTGACCTTCCGTTGGGAGCTAGGCCTGTATTACAAGTGGATGACCAAGCTAAAATACTGATTGCAGGGCAGGCACCAGGTATTCGCGTGCATAAATCTGGTATACCGTTTACCGACCCAAGTGGTGATCGTTTACGCCAATGGATGGGTATTGATAAAGACATATTTTATGACGCGAGTAAAATAGCCATTTTGCCAATGGGATTTTGTTATCCCGGAACGGGGAAGTCGGGCGACCTGCCACCAAGACCCGAATGCGCTCGAACATGGAGAGCGGAAATATTAGCCGCGATGCCGAATATTGAGTTGATATTGGTGATTGGTATTTATGCGCAGAAATGGCATATGGGTGAGGTAAAGCAGAAAAACCTCACTGAAACTGTGAGGCATTGGCAAGACTATTGGCAAAAAAATTGGCCAGTACGATTACCGCTGCCGCATCCTAGTCCACGTAACAATATTTGGTTGAAGAAAAATCCTTGGTTTGAACAAGAGGTGATCCCGAGTTTACAAAAACGGGTAGCGCTGTTAGTTGGTGAGTAG
- a CDS encoding ATP-binding protein, with translation MMSNNRIDTYQLVSLIELTNSMAEDSTTPSLDANQIISQLVDKLMWIIDFDLCLILEKSTKCHLNLVLSNENIMHDFESLTKLPIVEYAQNMPVSLSDNDYYLFYHVLYKDSDNAKLILFFQRTKRFPSQISIVLELFCASLKKLLETRNHEFQNRKLQNEKAILEESNKLKSLFLATISHEIRTPMNGILGIVQLLKDSSLNNQQVEMLDSITNSGDDLIRILNDILDYSQLETGKVALNEVDFNLIEPVEDVVKRFSAAAHLKGLSITTTFDNSTPVIFKGDVERLKKILSNLVNNAVKFTQIGDVNIIVNIEETATSLYQVNIIVKDTGIGISKIAQENLFQPFTQADNSMSRTYGGSGLGLAISANLTKTMNGAISVESEELKGTAFLISIPFKATQSPKASRVQVDPENELAKTINPNHKILIVEDGCINQTIVKMMLSKLGFECDVAVNGIEALKALNNSEYSIVFMDLQMPEMDGLTTTKEIVKRYGQARPVIVAMTANVLSEDRKNCAAVGMDDFIFKPLLITELERTLSTRYKRNQ, from the coding sequence ATGATGTCTAATAATAGAATTGATACTTACCAATTAGTGTCTTTAATTGAACTCACAAATTCGATGGCTGAAGACAGTACGACCCCTTCTCTAGACGCTAATCAAATAATAAGTCAATTGGTTGATAAATTGATGTGGATTATCGATTTTGATCTTTGCCTTATTCTTGAGAAGTCCACAAAATGTCACCTTAACCTCGTTTTAAGCAACGAGAATATAATGCATGACTTCGAATCGTTAACGAAACTACCTATTGTGGAATATGCGCAAAACATGCCTGTTTCGTTATCTGATAACGACTATTACCTATTTTACCACGTGTTATATAAAGACAGTGACAATGCTAAGTTGATTCTTTTCTTCCAACGAACTAAGCGATTCCCCTCCCAAATTTCAATTGTGTTAGAGCTATTTTGTGCATCGCTAAAAAAACTGTTAGAAACTAGAAATCACGAATTTCAAAACAGAAAATTACAAAATGAAAAAGCGATTTTAGAAGAATCTAATAAGCTAAAGTCACTATTTTTAGCCACAATATCCCATGAGATTAGAACACCAATGAATGGTATTCTAGGAATCGTTCAGTTACTAAAAGATTCGTCGCTTAATAATCAACAAGTAGAAATGCTTGATAGCATAACAAATAGCGGTGACGACTTAATAAGAATACTTAATGACATATTAGATTATAGTCAATTAGAAACAGGTAAGGTGGCGTTGAATGAAGTTGATTTTAACCTCATTGAGCCTGTGGAAGATGTGGTTAAAAGGTTCTCTGCGGCGGCGCACCTTAAAGGACTGAGTATAACCACTACTTTTGATAACTCAACGCCAGTTATATTTAAGGGGGACGTAGAAAGATTAAAAAAAATATTAAGTAACCTAGTAAATAACGCGGTTAAATTCACTCAAATAGGTGACGTTAACATAATAGTGAATATTGAAGAAACAGCGACCTCTCTCTATCAAGTTAATATAATTGTAAAAGATACAGGTATTGGTATTAGTAAAATAGCCCAAGAGAATCTATTTCAACCTTTTACTCAAGCCGATAATTCAATGAGTAGAACGTACGGAGGCTCCGGGCTCGGGCTCGCTATTTCAGCTAACCTGACCAAAACTATGAATGGTGCCATTAGCGTAGAAAGTGAAGAACTAAAAGGTACAGCCTTCCTCATATCTATACCATTTAAAGCCACTCAAAGCCCTAAGGCATCTCGTGTTCAAGTAGATCCAGAAAATGAGTTAGCAAAAACCATCAACCCTAATCATAAAATACTGATTGTTGAAGATGGATGTATAAATCAGACCATCGTAAAAATGATGCTATCTAAATTGGGTTTTGAATGTGATGTTGCTGTGAACGGTATTGAAGCGTTAAAGGCCTTAAATAATTCAGAATATAGTATTGTTTTCATGGATTTGCAAATGCCTGAAATGGACGGGTTGACCACCACAAAAGAAATAGTAAAACGTTATGGCCAAGCTCGCCCTGTTATTGTTGCCATGACAGCTAATGTATTAAGTGAAGATAGAAAAAATTGTGCAGCTGTAGGTATGGATGACTTTATCTTTAAACCCCTGTTAATAACCGAACTAGAAAGAACCTTATCTACACGTTATAAACGAAACCAGTAA
- a CDS encoding carboxymuconolactone decarboxylase family protein, whose translation MYSFLEYGDAPEPVKKIYDDIIGCLGNEGLVDYFKVLGRYNIIVLDVTWNTLKNILLGGELPRSLKELVFIAVSNEKNCSYCTDIHTAMCKLLNVNEGDIQKILAKGTNLNPKRVKLSIEFSIKMAINPGLIVESDHQTLLDAGLTKSQIFELMALVSLVNYSNTLAQGMMIEVDQKVVSLLNDV comes from the coding sequence ATGTATAGTTTTTTGGAATATGGAGATGCTCCTGAGCCTGTTAAAAAAATTTATGACGATATAATCGGGTGCTTAGGTAATGAAGGACTTGTTGATTATTTTAAGGTGCTTGGCCGCTACAATATTATTGTATTGGATGTGACATGGAATACGCTGAAAAATATTTTACTGGGAGGTGAATTACCTCGGTCATTGAAGGAACTTGTGTTTATTGCTGTTTCAAATGAGAAAAACTGTAGCTATTGCACCGATATCCATACTGCGATGTGTAAGCTTCTTAATGTAAATGAAGGTGATATTCAAAAAATATTAGCAAAAGGAACTAACTTAAATCCCAAAAGGGTTAAACTTTCCATTGAATTTTCTATAAAAATGGCGATCAATCCAGGATTAATTGTTGAATCTGACCATCAGACTCTTCTCGATGCAGGGCTAACTAAAAGCCAAATATTTGAATTGATGGCTCTGGTTAGTTTGGTTAATTACTCCAATACACTAGCGCAAGGTATGATGATTGAAGTTGACCAAAAAGTAGTAAGTTTACTTAATGATGTCTAA
- a CDS encoding YnfA family protein, with amino-acid sequence MFELKTISLFFVTALAEIIGCYLPYLWLKQDKSILLLIPAAASLTLFAWLLSLHPEAAGRVYAAYGGVYIFVAILWLWGVDGVKPTMWDLIGASVALVGMAIIMFAPRT; translated from the coding sequence ATGTTTGAATTAAAAACGATTTCACTATTTTTCGTTACCGCCCTTGCTGAAATCATTGGCTGTTACCTACCTTACCTTTGGCTTAAACAAGATAAGAGTATCTTACTGCTAATCCCCGCCGCAGCAAGCCTTACACTGTTTGCATGGTTGCTGTCACTACATCCAGAAGCAGCAGGTCGTGTGTATGCGGCATATGGTGGCGTCTATATTTTCGTTGCCATACTATGGCTTTGGGGCGTTGATGGTGTTAAACCGACAATGTGGGATCTGATTGGCGCTTCAGTTGCACTTGTTGGTATGGCCATTATTATGTTCGCGCCGAGAACCTAA